One segment of Myxocyprinus asiaticus isolate MX2 ecotype Aquarium Trade chromosome 41, UBuf_Myxa_2, whole genome shotgun sequence DNA contains the following:
- the LOC127432199 gene encoding PR domain zinc finger protein 14-like, translating to MSVSLSSNPAVRDKSLALYPSHPGAHYTDLLKSAHSIFHPLTSLGRMVTDAQAVMPFHFTGTPSFFNHNSHRAAVFHEQILNVSSVPYFQPVQPSHTMFSKHEEQSTGSLSEFSSPSSVKSSVSSSPAKDSFMYLQAPELVSKQTRTYGFTEEDLFTVLYGYSKKHGQNVGHAISGVSFPPSTADRHLFPADTEALDLPEGLSILQTHCGSLSHYGVFADKSTIPKGTRFGPFQGKLVNTSEIKTYDDNTLMWEIFEKGRLSHFVDGRGAPGNWMSLVKCARFPEEQNLIAVQCEGQIYYEACKEIRSDQELLVWYGDCYVQFLGIPLTLKEFIDDNEPLQTEDSAEGFKCDRCGKVFAYEYYRDKHLKYTRCVDQGDRKYPCHLCNRSFEKRDRLRIHILHVHEKHRPHKCSVCGKSFSQSSSLNKHMRVHSGERPYKCVYCNKAFTASSILRTHIRQHSGERPFKCKHCGKAFASHAAHDSHVRRTHTKDKPLTCEVCGTTFQEAQEFKLHIKTHKKRHLLESTVLLSGDENTLLTSSKESLRSQKHQRENLSFPGMTTIPSEYRPWN from the exons ATGTCGGTGTCTCTCTCCAGTAACCCCGCAGTGAGAGACAAGAGTCTGGCGCTGTACCCGTCTCATCCCGGCGCGCACTACACAGACCTCCTCAAGAGCGCGCACAGCATCTTCCATCCGCTCACGTCTCTGGGCCGCATGGTGACAGACGCACAGGCAGTCATGCCATTTCATTTCACCGGGACTCCGTCTTTTTTCAACCACAACAGCCACAGGGCCGCTGTATTCCACGAACAGATTCTCAATGTGTCCAGCGTGCCATATTTTCAGCCCGTACAGCCCTCACACACCATGTTCTCCAAACACGAGGAGCAGAGCACTGGCTCTCTGTCGGAGTTCAGCAGCCCGTCCAGTGTAAAGTCCTCGGTTTCATCCTCTCCGGCTAAGGACAGTTTCATGTACCTGCAGGCCCCAGAACTGGTATCCAAACAGACTCGCACCTACGGTTTTACCGAGGAAGATCTCTTCACTGTGCTCTACGGATATTCCAAAAAACATGGGCAAAATGTTGGACATGCCATCTCTGGAGTATCATTTCCCCCCAGTACAG CTGATCGTCATCTTTTCCCTGCTGATACTGAAGCGCTTGATCTCCCAGAAG GCTTATCGATTCTCCAAACTCACTGTGGAAGTCTTTCCCATTATGGAGTATTTGCTGATAAAAGCACGATTCCAAAAGGCACCAGGTTTGGGCCGTTTCAGGGGAAACTGGTGAACACAAGTGAGATCAAAACCTACGATGACAACACGCTCATGTGGGAG ATCTTTGAGAAGGGGCGCTTGAGTCACTTTGTGGATGGAAGAGGCGCTCCAGGGAATTGGATGTCCTTGGTGAAATGTGCGCGATTTCCAGAAGAACAGAATCTGATTGCGGTTCAGTGCGAAGGCCAGATTTACTACGAGGCCTGCAAAGAGATCAGATCAGACCAAGAATTGTTGGTCTGGTACGGAGACTGCTATGTGCAGTTTCTGGGCATTCCTCTCACCCTCAAAGAGTTTATTGACGATAATGAGCCTCTCCAAACCGAAG ATTCTGCAGAGGGGTTTAAGTGTGATCGCTGTGGAAAAGTGTTCGCTTATGAGTACTACAGAGACAAACACCTGAAATACACGCGCTGTGTGGATCAGGGTGATAGAAAATACCCCTGCCACCTCTGCAACAGGTCTTTCGAGAAGAGAGACCGACTTCGAATTCACATTCTCCATGTGCACGAGAAACACAGACCACATAAG TGCTCCGTATGCGGCAAAAGTTTCTCGCAGTCCTCCAGTTTGAACAAACACATGCGCGTGCACTCAGGAGAGCGGCCTTACAAATGTGTTTACTGTAACAAG GCTTTCACGGCCTCCAGCATCCTCCGCACACACATCAGGCAGCACTCCGGTGAGCGGCCGTTCAAGTGTAAACACTGCGGGAAAGCGTTCGCCTCTCATGCGGCCCACGACAGCCACGTCCGGCGAACCCACACCAAAGACAAACCCTTAACATGTGAagtgtgtggaactactttccAAGAGGCCCAAGAGTTTAAACTTCACATTAAGACCCATAAAA AGCGACATCTTTTGGAAAGCACTGTTCTTCTTTCTGGAGATGAGAACACACTCCTCACCAGCAGTAAGGAATCTTTACGCTCACAGAAACACCAGAGGGAGAATTTATCGTTTCCCGGGATGACCACTATCCCCTCCGAGTACAGACCCTGGAACTAA